One Hyalangium gracile genomic window carries:
- a CDS encoding glycoside hydrolase domain-containing protein has translation MSRWTRLRATTTVGMLSTAWTNQWRFNGNGDGTLFYPGTPSMIGGTTAVPLPSIRLKLIRLGVQDYEWLQAVSDAGDPEFARKVARRLIPSAWRVPDDGAAFDQARLCLIHRYLELTGAQQPDAALSSRCLEPTGSFSDRSRSSSPFH, from the coding sequence ATGTCCCGATGGACGCGGCTCCGGGCCACTACGACGGTGGGGATGCTCTCCACGGCGTGGACGAACCAGTGGCGCTTCAATGGGAATGGCGACGGGACGCTCTTCTACCCAGGGACTCCCTCGATGATCGGGGGGACCACGGCGGTCCCATTGCCCTCCATCCGGCTCAAGCTCATCCGCCTCGGTGTCCAGGACTACGAGTGGCTCCAGGCCGTGAGTGATGCGGGGGACCCGGAGTTCGCGCGGAAGGTGGCGCGGCGGCTCATTCCCTCCGCCTGGCGTGTGCCCGATGACGGTGCCGCCTTCGATCAAGCGCGGCTGTGCCTCATCCACCGGTATCTCGAGCTCACGGGAGCCCAGCAGCCCGATGCGGCGCTCTCGTCCAGATGTCTGGAGCCCACCGGCTCCTTCTCCGATCGCTCCAGGAGTTCATCCCCGTTTCACTGA